The following proteins are encoded in a genomic region of [Eubacterium] hominis:
- a CDS encoding antirestriction protein ArdA translates to MIDDMAVYIANLGKYNEGYLVGAWFTFPIDEEDVKEKIGLNEQYEEYAIHDTDNFPIAIGEYVSIEELNEMYEMIEELPDYIVECLDEFISHYGTLEEVVEHKDDIYYYPDCETMTDVAYYYIDELQALGDIPPSLQNYIDYEAYGRDLDMGGCFIETSRGMCEIPY, encoded by the coding sequence ATGATTGATGATATGGCGGTTTACATTGCTAATCTTGGCAAATACAATGAGGGATATTTAGTCGGTGCTTGGTTCACGTTTCCCATTGATGAGGAAGATGTAAAAGAAAAAATCGGCTTGAATGAACAGTATGAGGAATACGCAATCCATGATACCGACAACTTCCCCATTGCGATTGGCGAGTATGTTTCCATTGAAGAACTCAATGAGATGTATGAAATGATAGAGGAACTTCCCGACTATATCGTAGAGTGTCTGGACGAATTTATCAGCCACTACGGGACGCTGGAAGAAGTCGTGGAACACAAGGACGATATTTATTATTATCCCGACTGTGAAACCATGACAGACGTTGCCTACTACTACATAGACGAATTGCAGGCACTTGGCGACATTCCACCCAGCTTACAGAACTACATTGACTATGAAGCCTACGGGCGAGATTTGGATATGGGCGGTTGCTTTATTGAAACAAGCCGAGGTATGTGCGAGATACCATATTAA
- a CDS encoding DUF3789 domain-containing protein translates to MWVLLKDFLLVSMGMGIGVVLMCILNVGKEADYEMKQLEESEDN, encoded by the coding sequence ATGTGGGTATTATTAAAAGATTTCCTGCTGGTATCTATGGGAATGGGTATCGGCGTAGTCTTGATGTGTATTTTGAATGTCGGCAAAGAAGCTGACTATGAAATGAAACAATTAGAAGAAAGTGAGGACAATTAA
- a CDS encoding alpha/beta hydrolase, translating into MKYIMLHGLGQSSESWSDTVKVFNDDFEVLCPNLSDWLFGKIPCYDTLYRTLETYCEQFEEPLNICGLSLGGILAMQYAIEHPEKMNSLVLIGTQYEMPKYLLKMQNLIFRIMPCSAFEKMGFQKTDFINLCKSMTELNFKHELKKISCSVLVVCGDKDKINKKASLELQQQIENAEIAIIENAGHEVNTDNPTLLGQKLNVFFKQYV; encoded by the coding sequence ATGAAATATATAATGCTTCACGGTTTGGGACAATCTTCTGAAAGTTGGAGTGATACCGTAAAAGTATTCAATGATGATTTTGAAGTTTTATGCCCTAATTTATCAGATTGGCTTTTTGGAAAAATACCATGTTATGATACATTGTATCGGACATTGGAAACATACTGTGAACAGTTTGAAGAACCGCTAAATATTTGTGGACTTTCTTTAGGTGGTATTCTTGCTATGCAGTATGCGATAGAACACCCAGAAAAAATGAACTCATTAGTGTTAATAGGCACACAATATGAAATGCCAAAGTATCTGTTAAAAATGCAAAATCTGATATTCCGTATTATGCCTTGTTCAGCATTTGAAAAAATGGGTTTTCAGAAAACAGATTTTATCAATCTATGCAAATCTATGACAGAACTTAATTTTAAACATGAACTGAAAAAAATATCATGTTCGGTACTTGTTGTCTGTGGCGATAAGGATAAGATAAATAAAAAAGCTTCTTTAGAATTGCAACAACAGATAGAAAACGCAGAAATAGCTATTATTGAAAATGCAGGACATGAAGTAAATACAGATAACCCAACACTACTAGGGCAAAAGTTAAATGTATTTTTCAAACAATATGTCTGA
- a CDS encoding ATP-binding protein: MFPIKYIDNNLVWNKDNEVFAYYELVPYNYSFLSAEQKFIVHDSFRQLIAQSREGKIHALQIATESSIRSMQEQSKKLVTGKLKEVAYQKIDEQTEALVSMIGNNQVDYRFFLGFKLMVTEEQLNLKNIKKSAWLTFKEFLHEVNHTLMNDFVSMPNDEINRYMKMEKLLENKISRRFKVRRLEINDFGYLMEHLYGRDGIAYEDYAYQLPKKKLNKETLIKYYDLIRPTRCVIEESQRYLRLEHEDKESYVSYFTVNAIVGELDFPSSEIFYFQQQQFTFPVDTSMNVEIVENRKALTTVRNKKKELKDLDNHAYQAGGETSSNVVDALDSVDELETDLDQTKESMYKLSYVIRVSAPDLDELKRRCDEVKDFYDDLNVKLVRPAGDMLGLHSEFLPASKRYINDYVQYVKSDFLAGLGFGATQQLGETTGIYMGYSVDTGRNVYLQPSLASQGVKGTVTNALASAFVGSLGGGKSFCNNLLVYYSVLFGGQAVILDPKAERGNWRETLPEIAHEINIVNLTSDKDNAGLLDPFVIMKNVKDAESLAIDILTFLTGISSRDGEKFPVLRKAVRSVTQSDSRGLLHVIDELRREDTPISRNIADHIDSFTDYDFAHLLFSDGTVENAISLDNQLNIIQVADLVLPDKDTTFEEYTTIELLSVSMLIVISTFALDFIHSDRSIFKIVDLDEAWAFLNVAQGETLSNKLVRAGRAMQAGVYFVTQSSGDVAKESLKNNIGLKFAFRSTDINEIKQTLEFFGIDKDDENNQKRLRDLENGQCLLQDLYGRVGVVQIHPVFEELLHAFDTRPPVQRNEVE, translated from the coding sequence ATGTTCCCGATAAAATATATTGACAATAACCTTGTCTGGAACAAGGACAATGAAGTGTTTGCCTATTATGAGCTGGTACCATACAACTATTCTTTTCTATCCGCAGAGCAGAAATTTATCGTGCATGACAGTTTCCGACAGCTAATCGCACAGTCCCGTGAGGGTAAAATTCATGCGTTGCAGATTGCCACAGAAAGCTCCATACGAAGTATGCAGGAGCAGTCAAAGAAACTGGTAACGGGAAAATTAAAGGAAGTTGCCTACCAGAAAATAGACGAACAGACCGAAGCGTTAGTATCTATGATTGGGAACAATCAAGTGGACTACCGCTTTTTTCTTGGCTTTAAGCTCATGGTTACGGAAGAACAGCTCAATCTGAAGAACATCAAAAAATCGGCGTGGCTGACATTCAAAGAGTTTCTCCATGAAGTAAACCATACGCTGATGAATGATTTTGTTTCCATGCCGAATGATGAAATCAACCGTTACATGAAAATGGAAAAGTTACTGGAAAATAAAATCTCCCGTCGCTTTAAGGTGCGTCGCTTGGAAATCAATGATTTTGGGTATCTCATGGAACATCTTTACGGCAGGGACGGTATCGCTTATGAAGATTATGCGTACCAGCTACCAAAAAAAAAATTGAACAAAGAAACGCTGATAAAATACTACGACCTTATCCGTCCGACAAGGTGTGTGATTGAAGAAAGCCAGCGGTACTTACGCTTGGAACATGAGGACAAGGAAAGTTATGTGTCCTATTTTACCGTCAATGCGATTGTCGGCGAGCTTGATTTTCCGTCAAGTGAAATCTTCTATTTCCAGCAACAGCAATTCACATTCCCCGTTGATACTTCTATGAATGTAGAAATCGTGGAGAACCGAAAAGCATTAACAACCGTACGCAACAAGAAAAAGGAATTGAAAGACCTTGACAATCACGCTTATCAAGCAGGAGGTGAAACCAGCTCAAATGTGGTGGACGCTTTAGACAGCGTGGACGAGCTGGAAACGGACTTAGACCAGACAAAAGAAAGTATGTATAAGTTAAGCTACGTTATACGGGTGTCTGCACCCGATCTTGACGAGCTGAAACGCCGTTGTGATGAAGTCAAAGACTTTTACGACGACCTCAATGTAAAGCTGGTACGTCCTGCTGGGGATATGCTGGGGCTTCATTCTGAATTTTTACCTGCCAGCAAGCGATATATCAATGACTATGTGCAGTATGTAAAATCAGACTTCTTGGCAGGGCTTGGCTTTGGAGCGACCCAGCAGTTAGGGGAAACTACGGGTATCTATATGGGCTATTCCGTTGATACGGGAAGAAATGTGTACCTGCAACCGTCTTTAGCTTCGCAGGGCGTAAAAGGTACAGTTACCAACGCTTTAGCGTCTGCTTTTGTCGGTTCGCTTGGCGGTGGAAAGTCGTTCTGCAACAATCTTCTGGTGTATTATTCGGTGTTGTTTGGCGGTCAAGCAGTCATTTTAGACCCCAAAGCCGAGCGTGGCAACTGGAGAGAAACACTTCCAGAAATCGCCCATGAAATCAATATCGTAAATCTTACCAGCGATAAAGACAATGCAGGACTTCTTGACCCATTCGTGATTATGAAGAATGTAAAAGACGCTGAAAGTCTGGCAATCGACATCTTGACATTCCTTACGGGTATTTCCTCTAGGGACGGCGAAAAATTCCCCGTGTTACGAAAAGCGGTTCGTTCCGTTACCCAGAGCGACAGTCGGGGCTTGCTCCATGTAATAGACGAGCTACGCCGTGAAGATACGCCCATATCAAGAAATATCGCAGACCATATCGACAGCTTCACGGACTACGACTTTGCACATCTGCTGTTTTCAGACGGTACGGTGGAAAATGCAATCAGCCTTGATAACCAGCTCAATATCATTCAAGTAGCCGACCTTGTACTGCCAGATAAGGACACGACCTTTGAAGAATACACGACTATTGAATTATTGTCGGTATCTATGCTGATTGTGATTAGTACCTTTGCCCTTGATTTTATCCATTCGGACAGAAGTATTTTTAAGATTGTCGATTTGGACGAAGCGTGGGCGTTCTTAAATGTGGCACAAGGAGAAACGCTCTCTAACAAGCTGGTTCGTGCTGGACGAGCTATGCAGGCAGGTGTTTATTTCGTTACACAATCTTCTGGGGACGTGGCAAAGGAAAGTCTGAAAAACAATATCGGCTTAAAATTCGCTTTCCGTTCTACTGACATCAACGAGATAAAACAGACCTTAGAATTTTTCGGTATCGACAAGGACGATGAAAACAACCAGAAACGGCTTCGTGATTTGGAGAACGGACAATGCTTATTGCAGGACTTATACGGGCGTGTCGGTGTGGTACAGATACACCCAGTTTTTGAAGAACTGCTACACGCCTTTGATACCAGACCGCCCGTACAGAGAAATGAGGTGGAGTGA
- a CDS encoding conjugal transfer protein — MNDIFKDMQAKVGCEYISDLPSYKRKVWHEMKRLNPADYEERQLEDFSKYVFGISYQNLKDVMNQQKGREEQCRKQGYWWKREEQLTKKQYHTGSTCR; from the coding sequence ATGAACGATATTTTTAAGGATATGCAGGCAAAAGTCGGCTGTGAATACATTTCCGACCTGCCCTCTTACAAGCGTAAGGTGTGGCATGAAATGAAACGGCTGAACCCTGCCGACTATGAAGAAAGACAGTTAGAAGATTTTTCTAAATATGTGTTTGGTATCTCATACCAGAACTTAAAAGATGTGATGAACCAACAGAAAGGACGTGAGGAACAATGCAGGAAACAAGGGTACTGGTGGAAACGAGAGGAACAACTGACGAAGAAACAATATCATACTGGTTCGACCTGCCGATAG
- a CDS encoding ATP-binding protein translates to MQKIFNKGHRIRASDKHLVYHFSIGTLLFVFVAVLLLLNIKQLMRTDWEHFSLLENGLTLSPYNFITILIATGVCALVVFLYYHFCYDSFKKLLHRQKLARMVLENKWYEADTVQDSGFFTDLQSRSREKIVWFPKIYYQMEKGLLHIRCEITLGKYQDQLLRLEDKLESGLYCELTDKTLHDGYIEYTLLYDMIANRITIDEVRAENGCLKLMKNLVWEYDALPHALIAGGTGGGKTYFLLTLIEALLHTNAVLYILDPKNADLADLGTVMGNVYHTKEEMIDCVNAFYEGMVQRSEEMKQHPNYKTGENYAYLGLPPCFLIFDEYVAFFEMLGTKESVGLLSQLKKIVMLGRQAGYFLIVACQRPDAKYFSDGIRDNFNFRVGLGRISELGYGMLFGSDVKKQFFQKRIKGRGYCDMGTSVISEFYTPLVPKGHDFLQTIGRLAQERQVMPEQQGKEDVIE, encoded by the coding sequence ATGCAAAAGATTTTTAACAAAGGACACCGTATCAGAGCCAGCGACAAGCACCTTGTCTACCACTTTTCCATAGGAACGCTTCTGTTTGTATTCGTGGCGGTTCTCCTGCTACTGAATATCAAACAGCTCATGCGTACTGATTGGGAACATTTCAGCTTGTTAGAGAACGGCTTGACGCTTTCCCCTTACAACTTCATAACTATACTGATAGCGACTGGTGTTTGTGCATTGGTCGTTTTTCTGTATTACCACTTCTGTTACGATAGTTTCAAGAAGCTCCTGCACCGTCAAAAGCTGGCAAGAATGGTACTGGAAAATAAGTGGTATGAAGCCGATACCGTACAAGACAGCGGTTTTTTTACTGACCTGCAAAGCAGATCAAGGGAAAAAATCGTCTGGTTTCCAAAGATTTATTATCAAATGGAAAAGGGACTGCTTCATATCCGCTGTGAAATTACGCTGGGAAAATATCAAGACCAGCTTTTACGGTTAGAGGATAAATTGGAAAGTGGCTTATATTGTGAGCTGACCGACAAGACCCTGCATGACGGCTATATTGAATATACCCTGCTTTATGATATGATAGCGAACCGCATTACCATTGATGAAGTACGGGCAGAAAACGGCTGTCTGAAACTGATGAAAAATCTTGTCTGGGAATATGACGCACTCCCTCACGCTCTGATTGCTGGTGGAACGGGTGGCGGTAAAACTTATTTTCTGCTGACGCTTATTGAAGCCTTACTGCATACCAACGCTGTCCTTTACATCTTAGACCCGAAGAACGCTGACCTTGCAGACTTAGGGACAGTTATGGGAAATGTGTATCACACCAAAGAAGAAATGATTGATTGTGTCAATGCCTTTTATGAGGGAATGGTACAGCGAAGTGAGGAAATGAAGCAACACCCGAACTATAAGACGGGCGAAAACTACGCCTATCTGGGACTGCCACCCTGCTTTCTTATCTTTGATGAATATGTGGCATTTTTTGAAATGCTGGGGACAAAGGAAAGCGTGGGCTTGCTTAGCCAGTTAAAGAAAATCGTTATGTTAGGACGACAAGCAGGTTATTTCCTTATCGTTGCCTGCCAGCGTCCAGACGCAAAGTATTTCTCTGACGGTATCAGAGATAACTTCAATTTCCGTGTGGGACTTGGGCGTATCAGCGAATTAGGTTACGGTATGCTGTTCGGTTCAGATGTGAAAAAGCAGTTTTTCCAGAAGCGTATCAAGGGGCGTGGCTATTGTGATATGGGAACAAGCGTGATAAGCGAATTTTACACGCCTTTAGTCCCCAAAGGACATGATTTTTTACAAACAATCGGCAGGCTTGCACAAGAAAGACAAGTCATGCCAGAACAACAAGGAAAGGAAGATGTGATTGAATAA
- a CDS encoding lysozyme family protein codes for MKLKHIAIIGTLFPILFSLVLFFGVLISADSDDENSNFSSGITGMNLSAEVLKHQPMVEKYAREYGISEYVNVLLAIIQVESGGTAEDVMQSSESLGLPPNSLDTESSIKQGCKYFASLLSSCKNQGIDDLNVAIQSYNYGGGYVGYVAGKGKKHTFNLAESFAREKSGGKKVTYTNPIAVAKNGGWRYQYGNQFYVELVNQYLTVPQVSGELAQKVMNEALKYQGWKYVYGGSNPNTSFDCSGLTQWCYGKAGVSLPRTAQAQYDATQHLPLSQAKAGDLVFFHSTYNAGSYVTHVGILVSPTQMYHAGNPIGYADLNNSYWQQHLIGAGRVKQ; via the coding sequence ATGAAACTGAAACATATCGCTATCATTGGCACTCTGTTTCCTATCCTCTTTTCTCTGGTGCTTTTCTTTGGTGTCTTGATTAGTGCGGACAGCGACGACGAGAACAGCAATTTTTCTTCTGGCATTACGGGTATGAACTTATCCGCAGAAGTCTTGAAACATCAGCCTATGGTAGAAAAGTACGCCAGAGAATACGGTATTTCCGAGTATGTCAATGTGCTATTGGCTATCATTCAAGTAGAAAGTGGCGGTACGGCAGAAGATGTTATGCAGAGTTCGGAAAGTCTTGGTTTACCGCCTAATTCCTTAGATACGGAAAGCTCAATCAAGCAGGGGTGTAAGTATTTTGCGTCCCTGCTTTCTTCCTGCAAAAATCAAGGTATCGACGATTTGAATGTAGCGATACAGTCTTATAACTATGGCGGTGGCTATGTGGGATATGTGGCAGGAAAAGGAAAGAAACACACCTTTAATCTTGCAGAGAGCTTCGCCCGTGAAAAATCGGGTGGAAAGAAAGTAACCTACACCAACCCGATAGCCGTTGCGAAGAACGGGGGCTGGCGGTATCAGTATGGCAATCAATTTTACGTCGAATTAGTCAATCAGTATTTAACTGTTCCGCAGGTATCGGGAGAACTGGCACAAAAAGTAATGAATGAAGCATTGAAGTATCAAGGCTGGAAGTATGTATATGGCGGTAGCAATCCTAACACTTCCTTTGACTGTTCGGGGCTGACGCAATGGTGCTATGGAAAAGCTGGTGTTTCCTTACCGAGAACAGCACAAGCACAGTATGACGCCACCCAACATCTTCCACTCTCGCAGGCAAAGGCTGGGGACTTGGTATTTTTCCATTCTACCTATAACGCTGGAAGTTATGTAACACATGTCGGTATTCTTGTTTCGCCGACGCAGATGTACCACGCAGGAAATCCGATAGGATATGCAGACCTAAATAATAGTTACTGGCAACAGCACTTAATCGGTGCAGGACGAGTAAAACAATAG
- a CDS encoding conjugal transfer protein translates to MKKIKSYTGIWNVEKVLYAINDFNLPFPVTFTQITWFVITEFIIILFGDIPPLSMIEGAFLKYFGIPVALTWFMSQKTFDGKKPYSFLKSQITYALRPKITYAGKAVKLHKQILNETITAVRSVNYVPDKIY, encoded by the coding sequence TTGAAAAAGATTAAAAGCTACACGGGTATCTGGAACGTGGAAAAAGTCTTATATGCAATCAATGACTTTAACTTACCCTTTCCCGTTACTTTTACACAGATTACATGGTTTGTGATTACGGAATTTATCATCATTCTGTTTGGGGATATTCCCCCACTTTCCATGATTGAGGGAGCATTTCTCAAATACTTTGGTATTCCCGTTGCTCTCACTTGGTTCATGTCGCAGAAAACCTTTGACGGAAAGAAGCCGTACAGCTTTTTGAAATCACAGATAACCTATGCCCTGCGACCAAAAATCACTTATGCAGGAAAAGCCGTAAAACTGCATAAGCAGATATTAAATGAAACAATCACGGCAGTAAGGAGTGTGAACTATGTTCCCGATAAAATATATTGA
- a CDS encoding MFS transporter produces the protein MKERIKGAFTKRKILHFLKMALFVVALSLILLSLLGTVAHATGLVDDTINAENLYSKYPLSNYQLDFYVDNSWSWLPWNWLDGIGKSVQYGLYCITNFVWTISLYLSNATGYVVQEAYKLDFINDMADSIGKSIQTLAGVTENGFSSTGFYVGFLLLIILVVGMYVAYTGLIKRETSKALHAVINFVVVFVLSASFIAYAPDYIKKINEFSSDISTASLDLGTKIMLPNSDSEGKDSVDLIRDSLFSIQVEQPWLLLQFGNSNTEEIGADRVEALVSASPEDEDGKTREEVVKTEIEDNDNNNLTIPQVVNRLGMVFFLLFFNLGITIFVFLLTGMMLFSQILFIIFAMFLPISFLLSMIPSYESMAKQAIVRVFNTIMTRAGITLIVTVAFSISSMFYNISTDYPFFMVAFLQIVCFAGIYMKLGDLMSMFSLNAGDSQNMGRRIFRRPYLFMRHRARRMERRLAGAVTAGGVAGAVAGSTISNRKPTRNTATKDSRGNTSTSSMGQRAGSKVGAVLDTKNKVKDKANAVKENIKDMPTQTAYAVYSAKEKAKSSVSDFKRGMVQEQQSRQTGRLEKQEKHRQSIADKRMELQKAQEARQAQRKADGSATTGATRPHERPATASKPSAEKMQEVKRPATATTSKASEPVKTNVIKERPLSSGASDKKATQSAQPVHRQNVEKVVSQETRQNYTKDRRTKVQQTQTVQKNQQTTEKTRNLVMKKGQKKK, from the coding sequence ATGAAAGAAAGGATAAAAGGTGCGTTCACAAAAAGGAAGATACTTCACTTTCTCAAAATGGCTCTGTTCGTGGTGGCACTCTCCCTTATCCTGCTTTCACTTTTGGGGACGGTGGCTCATGCGACGGGGCTTGTGGACGATACCATAAACGCAGAAAATCTTTACTCAAAATATCCCCTTTCCAACTACCAGCTTGATTTTTATGTGGATAATAGCTGGTCATGGTTGCCGTGGAACTGGCTGGACGGCATTGGAAAATCGGTACAGTACGGGCTTTACTGCATTACCAACTTTGTCTGGACGATAAGCCTTTATTTAAGCAATGCCACGGGCTATGTGGTGCAGGAAGCCTATAAACTTGATTTTATTAACGATATGGCAGACAGTATCGGAAAGAGCATACAGACCCTTGCAGGTGTAACCGAGAACGGCTTTTCTTCTACGGGCTTCTATGTTGGTTTCCTGCTTCTCATTATCTTAGTGGTGGGAATGTATGTTGCTTATACGGGACTTATCAAACGGGAAACCAGCAAGGCACTTCACGCTGTTATCAACTTTGTGGTGGTGTTCGTGCTGTCCGCTTCGTTTATTGCCTACGCTCCCGACTACATCAAGAAGATAAATGAATTTTCATCAGACATCAGTACCGCTTCTTTGGACTTGGGAACAAAAATCATGCTCCCCAACTCCGACAGCGAGGGCAAGGACAGCGTGGACTTGATACGGGACAGCCTATTTTCTATTCAAGTGGAACAGCCGTGGCTACTTCTGCAATTCGGTAACAGCAACACAGAAGAAATCGGGGCAGACCGTGTCGAAGCTCTTGTATCGGCAAGTCCAGAGGACGAGGACGGGAAAACCAGAGAGGAAGTCGTGAAAACAGAAATCGAAGATAACGACAACAACAATCTGACGATACCGCAGGTCGTGAACCGTTTAGGCATGGTGTTCTTCCTACTGTTCTTCAATTTAGGGATAACGATATTTGTATTCTTGCTTACGGGCATGATGTTATTTAGCCAGATACTTTTTATTATCTTTGCAATGTTTTTACCTATCAGCTTTTTACTTTCCATGATACCGAGCTATGAAAGCATGGCGAAGCAGGCAATCGTAAGGGTGTTTAATACCATAATGACACGGGCAGGAATAACGCTCATTGTAACGGTGGCGTTCAGCATTTCCAGTATGTTTTATAACATCTCCACGGACTATCCGTTCTTTATGGTAGCGTTCTTGCAGATAGTATGTTTCGCTGGTATTTATATGAAGCTGGGCGATTTAATGAGTATGTTCTCTTTGAACGCTGGCGACAGTCAAAACATGGGACGCAGGATATTCCGCAGACCATATCTGTTTATGCGACATAGAGCTAGGCGTATGGAAAGACGGCTTGCTGGTGCGGTTACTGCTGGCGGTGTTGCTGGTGCGGTGGCAGGTAGCACGATTTCAAACAGAAAACCGACAAGGAACACAGCCACAAAAGACAGTCGGGGCAATACATCTACTTCCAGTATGGGACAGCGTGCAGGCTCAAAGGTGGGTGCTGTCTTAGATACGAAAAATAAAGTGAAAGACAAGGCAAATGCTGTCAAAGAGAATATCAAGGATATGCCGACACAGACCGCTTATGCGGTGTATTCCGCAAAGGAAAAGGCAAAGTCCAGCGTGTCCGACTTTAAGCGTGGCATGGTGCAGGAACAGCAGTCCAGACAGACGGGACGTTTGGAAAAGCAGGAAAAGCATAGACAGAGTATCGCTGACAAGCGTATGGAGCTTCAAAAGGCACAAGAAGCAAGGCAGGCACAGCGAAAGGCTGACGGATCAGCGACAACGGGAGCTACCCGTCCCCATGAGCGACCAGCCACAGCTTCAAAGCCGAGTGCGGAAAAAATGCAGGAAGTCAAACGTCCTGCCACAGCGACCACTTCAAAAGCAAGTGAGCCAGTCAAGACAAATGTTATCAAAGAGCGTCCGTTATCTTCTGGTGCTTCTGATAAGAAAGCGACCCAGTCGGCACAGCCAGTACATAGGCAGAATGTAGAAAAAGTGGTATCGCAGGAAACACGCCAGAATTACACAAAAGACCGCAGGACAAAGGTTCAGCAGACGCAAACCGTCCAAAAGAACCAGCAGACAACAGAGAAAACTCGTAACCTTGTGATGAAGAAAGGACAGAAGAAAAAATGA
- a CDS encoding antirestriction protein ArdA: MQETRVLVETRGTTDEETISYWFDLPIDVAEFEEKLGIGAESGDYCIIEKVLPYADEVHEHTSVYQLNELDFMYRQLSSDMQEEYVSLLTVYDNLEALYICRNVITVYPDCKSMIDVARQKLMNDPTFKHLSEDCQEYYFDFEAYASHLQEHGKFLVTEHGIFELPE; encoded by the coding sequence ATGCAGGAAACAAGGGTACTGGTGGAAACGAGAGGAACAACTGACGAAGAAACAATATCATACTGGTTCGACCTGCCGATAGATGTTGCCGAGTTTGAAGAAAAGTTAGGTATCGGTGCAGAAAGTGGGGATTACTGTATTATCGAAAAGGTGTTGCCTTATGCTGATGAAGTTCACGAACATACAAGCGTGTATCAGCTCAACGAATTAGATTTTATGTACCGCCAGCTTTCAAGTGATATGCAGGAAGAATATGTATCACTTCTGACCGTATATGACAATTTAGAAGCACTTTATATTTGCAGGAACGTGATTACGGTTTATCCTGACTGCAAAAGCATGATAGATGTTGCAAGGCAAAAGCTGATGAACGACCCGACATTTAAGCATTTATCCGAGGACTGTCAAGAATATTACTTTGACTTTGAAGCCTATGCTTCTCACTTGCAGGAACACGGGAAATTTTTAGTAACAGAACACGGTATCTTTGAACTGCCAGAGTAG
- a CDS encoding XRE family transcriptional regulator, with amino-acid sequence MVLNEEQWIKELREKRIAYGISQGRLAVASGITREYLNKIESGKMKPSKELLETLHKELARFNPEAPLTMLFDYVKIRFPTLDIQHIIKDILKLNINYMLHEDYGHYSYTEHYSLGDIFIYTSADEEKGVLLELKGRGCRQFESYLLAQQRSWYDFLMDALVDGGVMKRIDLAINDHTGILDIPELAEKCRKREYIGKSRSYKFYQSGELIKHREDDREYMGRTLYLGSLKSDVYFCIYEKDYEQYVKLGTPLEEADIINRFEIRLRNERAYYAVRDLLTYYDAEQTAFSIINQYVRFVDEEPDKRKNEWKLNDRWAWFIGDNRQSLKLTTKPEPYTLDRTLRWVQRQVAPTLKMLKKIDKGNGTDYMETIEQQAKLTEKHKMIIKQQTTPAKDLVES; translated from the coding sequence ATGGTTCTGAATGAAGAACAATGGATAAAAGAATTACGGGAGAAACGGATTGCTTACGGTATCTCACAAGGCAGGCTGGCGGTGGCTTCTGGTATCACAAGAGAATATCTCAATAAGATAGAAAGCGGAAAAATGAAGCCGTCAAAGGAGCTTTTGGAAACTCTGCATAAAGAACTGGCAAGGTTCAATCCAGAAGCACCGCTTACCATGCTGTTTGATTATGTGAAAATTCGTTTTCCCACGCTGGATATACAGCATATCATCAAAGACATATTAAAACTGAATATCAACTATATGCTCCATGAAGATTATGGACATTACAGTTATACGGAGCATTACTCTTTAGGGGACATCTTTATCTATACGTCGGCTGACGAAGAAAAAGGTGTCCTTTTAGAGTTAAAGGGGCGTGGTTGCAGGCAGTTTGAAAGTTACCTGCTGGCACAGCAAAGAAGCTGGTATGACTTTCTCATGGACGCACTCGTAGACGGTGGCGTGATGAAGCGTATCGACCTTGCTATCAACGACCATACGGGCATTTTGGATATTCCAGAGCTTGCGGAAAAATGCAGAAAACGGGAATATATCGGAAAGTCCAGAAGTTATAAGTTTTACCAGTCGGGCGAGCTTATCAAGCATAGAGAGGACGACAGAGAATATATGGGACGCACCCTTTATCTTGGTTCGCTGAAATCAGATGTGTATTTTTGTATCTATGAAAAGGACTATGAGCAGTACGTCAAGTTAGGGACACCGCTTGAAGAAGCCGACATTATCAACCGTTTTGAGATACGGCTTAGAAATGAACGTGCCTATTATGCAGTACGAGATTTGCTGACCTATTATGACGCAGAGCAGACCGCCTTTTCTATCATCAACCAGTATGTACGGTTTGTTGATGAAGAACCCGACAAGCGAAAAAATGAATGGAAACTCAATGACCGCTGGGCTTGGTTTATTGGCGATAACAGACAGAGCTTGAAGCTGACGACAAAGCCAGAGCCTTACACCTTAGACCGCACATTGCGTTGGGTACAAAGGCAGGTAGCACCAACCTTGAAAATGCTGAAAAAGATTGATAAAGGAAACGGTACAGACTACATGGAAACAATCGAACAGCAGGCAAAGCTCACAGAAAAGCATAAAATGATAATCAAACAGCAGACGACCCCTGCAAAAGATTTGGTGGAAAGTTAG